The Pungitius pungitius chromosome 14, fPunPun2.1, whole genome shotgun sequence genome contains the following window.
AGGGCTACGCCGTCAGCCAACAGAGCTCCAAGGCTACCTTGTAAATTTGTATACTTGTGATGAATCTGTACATCATTGAACCATGCTGAGAAAGTTAGTCTCCATTTATTCCTCATTTTCGTGGATCACTGCTcactttacaaaaacaaactctCTTTCTTTTCGCGCTAGActacttcttcttttcttcttcaccgTAACGGCCTTCTTCCAGCGCCATCTATAGGCCAAAACGTGTAACAGCATCCCAACATCAAAACATAAAAGGTCACAAAATTGTGGAAAGAGcccaaagaaaagacaaatacacGGTGTATGGTCACATCTGGGTTTAattcttattcatttaaatgaacatttcGTCATTGTGTGTGGCGCTATCTCTGCCCAGTAGGTGGCAGTGCAGCGTTGTGGCTTCGCCTCGGGGTCCTAACTCTGTATTTGTGCATGCAGCGTCTCATTGTTTGAGGAGACGCTGATAGAAGAAGCCACACGTCTGCTGGtgtaatttatttctactttcCTCAGGCACAAGTCTGTCATCAGGCTCTCTCATCCTGAGACCTGTAACATAATATTagaattcaaatgatttaagCTTACTTCAAAATCAATATATGTTACTTTCCTCAGATTCTTAACAGTAcccagtaaattactgtgaaAAGAAACACTTGGCCGTTAGGATAATGCAAGCGTTATAACTCCCAGAATGCCTTGCTTCTGCAACAGTATACTTTAATCACACAATACATTAGGTAACTGTTAAAATTTCACTGTAAATTGACATCAAAGTCTTACAGTGTGAAACAATTCTGATTGGTGTGCTAGAACTAACTTTAGTAGATCCCCAACACCTCACCTGGTAATGCTTCTCCTTATGGAGCTTTACTCTTTGACCTATTGCACATTACATTCAGTTCATTAGACAAATAAATACTAATCATAGAAAGAGTTTATTTAGAAATTTTGACaacgcattcattcatttttttgtttcctggTAAGTCAAAGTCTACATTTTAATGAGGCATGTTTGTCAtgttctgatttattttctcactACTATTCAGGATACTGCGGCTGGTAGCGCCTCTTGTCCAGCCGGATCAACAGATGCATCTCCTAAAACAACATTACACGATGCAGCCAATCGGACCTTGCATGAAGCCGCCACATTTTGTGATAATGTGGTAGATTTAGAGTTTTAGTTTCGGCTCATCTAAAGCATCATCTCTGCCTCTGTTAAGTCAGCAGGCCCGCTTTCCTCAGCACCTTATTCACTCCGGGGAGCAATTTTTCTGTGAAGTCCCTCAATCGGGTGTCAACGTGAAGCTGCTCCAGCGGTCGTTGTGTCGGGGTGCTGATTGGGGAGTGAATGATTCGGCAGACGTCTGGTGGAACCTTAAACATCTGCCCAATCATCTGGAGCACTTCATGTACTGAGGTCTGCTGGACCATCCTGTGACACCAAACAGTTTGTTAAGTACTATTACTTAAGGGTTTCTCACAATATATAATTGCACTTGAATTTTATGAAAAAACTTGTCGAAGAGCAAATACAAGGAGGAGTCGGTCTACCTTGGCTGAACTATCATCTTGTGGGGGTGGTAAATAGTTCTGTCAGGCTCTTCCTTGTAGATTCTATCAAGGATATTAAAGCCGGGCACCCCTCTCCAACGAGGCAGGGGACCCCATTTACTTTCATTGAAGGGTTTCTTGGGAAATATATGGTTCTCAATAAGGAACACCCCGTTCTGTAGAATGTGAGTTTGGCAGGTGAAGCTTAGAGGTGGAGATGACAGTACAACAGAAATTGCCATTTTAATTCTGAACGAACAACCTTACATTTGGATgctgttgttggagcacgtccatCAGAGATGTCAGGGTGTTGTGCTTGTAAGGCATGATGATCTCGTCGATGTCGTTCAACAGCACGTAGCGCGAGCGGTCCATGGATCTGTAAATACATTCATTCAGTGTGGTCAACTGGCCAAAGTAGTGCACGTCCCCTCCGCTCAGTGAGAAGAGCCAGCCACGCGATGGATTCAGGTGCTGGTCGATGGGCCAGGGCACCATCTCCACGAAGCCCTCCTGGCTGTAGATCTGCAGCAGGCGATTGAGATCGGGGCCGCAGCTGGTGTTGTAGATCACCACCCTGTCCACACCCAGTAATCTGTGGCCAGTTGTGGAAAAAAGGGTCCAATTCATTACTGTCCACACAGTACATCATACATCGCTGTGACTGTGGCTTGGGAAGTTtaagcagggttttttttttgcaggacaTCTTGTTAGCTGCCACACTTTTTAGTCTAATACCATTGCTCTTTGGCCTTCGTCTGCAAAGTAATGTCTGTTGTTACACAGAATGCAAAGGTACAGTAAAtattttggtgctgctgtgcTGACCTGTACATCTCCAGGGTCTGTGCAAACTGAAGGACGTTGTTGTAGTCTCCAAACAGGTTGGAGATGCAGACTGTGAAGTTAAACTGcaacttttcttcctccttcccaTTGGTCTTCTTATTTCTTACAGGAAGCCAGGGTTGGTCAACTAGCTGGACTTCTCCTGGCTCAGTAGAGAGACTGACATGTGTAGCTCTGCAGTTTTGGGGAATCTGACACATGACATCCGTGGTGACGTAGGGGAAACCAAAGTTGTCCGTATGTTGTAAAATTGTTCCAGGAGTTTTACTTGATAGCTGTCCTGCACAGCAGAAAACACAGTGCAGTTTTTGGATGGAGTCTCTCTTAAATATGCCAATGATGCGTACGTCGAAGCCATTCACTCTCTGGTCCATGTAGGCCGACACCAGCAAGTGCTTGGTGTTGTTGAGCGGAGTGATGCTTCGCTCAGAGATCTGCAAAGGGCAAGTTTTCGGAGCCCGGCGCAGCGGTGGGATTATCCTGTACGTCCTGGGTGTTTTCACAGTGATGCAGAAGATGAAAATGAGGATGgcaatgaagaggaggaggaacttCCCTCTGACTCGTTTTGGTTTGGCCATCCAGCCACAAACGTCACCGATTCCCAACCTGAGGCAGAATTAGGAATACGGTTTTAGAAGACACATTTTAGGAACGAAATTAACATGCAATGCAACTAAACCTCCTTCAGCGATGAGAATGTgagcatgttttatttaaatcaatgaTTTTACAATAGGCTGAGAACGATGTAATTTAATTTCCttctttgtgtaaatgtgtcttTTAACCAGATCCATAAAAGGTTACATTTTAGGTCCACTTAATCTTCGTCAAATGCGGTCCTctatgtatatttttattattttacctaagcaataaggtacgagaggttatactttatcgtccaataatgtaacagttcgagggtggtGTTAGGCCGCCGTGGGGAGATTGTCGGCACTTgaaacacagccgttaaatgatgagtgttgagagcaaagtgcatgaggacagcaggaagagttgctatatatatatagttcaaCGTCCCACCTGGTGGATTTCtacctccaagatgatcaaatgtgtgtagatttgtgtttaaaatatcaTTAACacttaaacaacagtgtctaaaatacacattttcaaaagtgagtactcattacttttaacatttagtctttataagaaaaataaactttttaaaaagaacattcaTTATTTGccattaatcgaaattaatgaaattcaattaattaattatttaattttaaaaaatcatctATTGACAACCCAAGTTAAAACACTTTACCATAACCCAGCTGCAAGGATAAAAATGAGAGCAGTCCGACTGATAGTATACCAATGTCTTGAGTGCACAGTGATATAAAACGCTCAGGTTAATGTACACAGGTACTTTATGGCTTAATAATGTACATCCTGTGACTGACTAACAACAAATCAGAAGGCTGGATTTCATTTACCTGTATTATAATTTACAGTTtaggagaaaaggaaagagaagtcAATATAAATTACATATAGATATTCGACCGCACCCTTAATTCGCCTGTTGCCATGCTTTCACCTTGTCCTGTGATAGTCTGCAGTGTGGataattgtttccacctgtgtcctatcacctgcacctcccttgtgcatttaagccctgtgtgcctggtgctCCTTATCTCCTCATTGTTCAATGTTTACTGTTCGCCTGTCGTAGGTATATGTTCCTGGTCCCTTTATTAAAAATCCGTGCCTGAATCCTACCTGTACCTGCTCCAGCCCCCCGTGACAGGTTTGACTTACTGGACATCAGCATTCATTGCTCTTCCTGGGGTGCAGcagtgaagaggagaaggagactcGGCAGGGcttgttatatttgtttttctgtcacgAGGGGCGACTGAAGGCAAATCACCTTTTATTCTGTGCCAGGGCCATTGTGGGTGTTAACGCACAGGTGCAGATCTAAATGGGGCTTTGTCAACAACTGTTTTTATTGGCCATGTATGTTTACACATATGTAGAATTTGTCTGCGGTTACGCGTTGCTCTTAATAGTACATAgatatacaataaaaaaactaaGCATAAACTGATATGTCCAATATCAATATGAAGGTGGTAGTAgtccaatataaatatgtagTTATTACtcaagtatagatactagggtttCAAAAACCCGATTCCAAAAGAGTTGGGACACTGTAcaaattgtgaataaaaaatgaatgaattaatttaattcattcattttggatTTCATGAGTGCTACACATTCCAAAAAAGTTGAGACAGGTAGCATTAAGAGGCCGGAAAAGTTAAATGTACAGCTGGAGGATCTTTGCAACTTATTAGGTCAATTGTGCATAAAAAGAGCCTCTGAGAGTGGTAGTGTCTCTCAGAAGTCAAGATGGGCAGAAGATCCCCAATTCCCCCAATGCTGCGGCGGAAAATAGTGGAGCAATATCAGAAAGGAGTTTCTCAGAGAAAAATTGCAAAGAGTTGGAAGTTATCGTCATCTACAGTGCATAATATCATCTAAAGATTCAGAGAATCTGGAACAATCTCTGTGCGTAAGGGTCAAGCTGGAAAACCATACTGGATGCACGTGATCTTTGGGCCCTTAGACGGCGCTGCATCACATACAGGAATGCTACTGTAGTGGAAATCACAACATGCGCTCAGGAATACTTATTTGATACTATACTATTTGAAGTTCTTTTTGTAAAACTGGGACGCCATGTCATCTGGACTAAAGAGGACAAGGACAACCCAAGTTGTTATCAGCTCTCAGTTGAGAAGCCTGCATCTCTGATGGTATAGGGTTGCATTAGTGCGTGTGGCATGGGCAGCTTACACATCTAGAAAGGCACCATCAACGTTGAAAGGTACATCCAAGTTCTAGAATAACATATGCTCCCATCCAGACGTCGTCTCTTTCAGGGAAGACCTTGCATTTTCCGACAATGCCGGGCCACATACTGCATCAATTACAACATCATGGCTGGGTAGAAGATGGATCTGGGTACTTAAATGGGCAGCCGGCAGTCCAGATCTTTCAGCCATAGAAAACGTTTGGTGCATCATAAAGAGGAAGATGCGACAAAGAAGACCTAAGAGTTGAGCAACTAGAAGCCTGTATTAGACGAGAATGGGACAACATTCCTATTCCTAAACATGCGCAACTTGTCTCCTCAGCCCCAAGACGTTTTCAGACTGTTATAAAAAGAAGAGGGGATGCCATACAGTGGTAAACATGGCCTTGTCCCAACTTTTGAGATGTCTTGATGTCGTTACATCTAAAATCAACTCATTTTTCCCTTGAATCGATACATTTTCTCAGTTTGAACATTTGATACGCCATCAATTTAAATGACATGTTGTATTCTGAATAAAATATCGGAATTTGAAACTTCATTctgtttttcacaatttttACAGTGTCCCAACTTTTTTGCAATCAGGTTTGTAGAAATgtaagtatcaactcaagctttttacttgagtaaaagtataaaagtactggtttcaaaactacttaaagcacaggtgtcaaactcaaggcccacCGGGGGTCCAGTGCGTCCCCGGATGACTtagctattgtgagaattacagaaagacatgaattgcatttctataaaatgagctgctattcctaaaagtccactgtgagtgagcgcatgcgtTAGACCAGGGGGACCCGGTCGTTCACCAACGCAGTACTGGTAGATCCCTTCTATTGGGAAAACGCCAGGTCACCACGCATGCGCGATTGCTTCTGACAAACGAGAAATGCTCGTTGTGTGTTTTGCGCACCCGGTTTGTAGCGCTGTTGTTTCGTTTGGTTACAGCTACTGctcgtaattattattattcgggCGGATTAAGACATAACtgcatcactttatttaagacgctgcgctacttgcaggtcactgtgttgtgccagattctcgataaagttagaaaaaaacattcacagcaAACCCATCCCAGTGAGCACTAGACgtaatttcaacgttgaaatatggttgaaatcagAAGAAATTAGTCTAAATGTCAGTCTTGAACATTTctataaaacatgtatttacatttaaatttaacatttatataaaacatttaacatttacatttaaatttaacgtctatatataacatttaacatttagatctgcctctacctgcaccagcccccCGTGACAGGTTTGACTTACTGGATATCAGCATTCATTGCTCTTCCTGGGGTGCGGCAGTGAAGAGGAGAAACATATGGCAGGCttgttatatttgttttctgtcatgAGGGGCGTTGGCGACTGAAGGCAAATCACCTTTTGTCCGGTGCCAGGGCCATTGTGGGTGTTTACACCCAGGTGCAGATCTAAATGGGGCTTTGTCAACAACTGTCAATGGTTTTTTCTGGCCATGTATGTTAACACATAcgtagaattattattattcaacccCCATTGCACATTAGGTTTATTGGCAAAATATACAATTTTTTAGCATTTTACAATAAACAAATTACACAAGAATTGTTTAAGTAGTTTAATGAAACTAATATTACAAAGGTTTTATCCAAATTCAACATGAAATGCTACTTTTAATGAGTTTACTGCAGTCTCCATTATTCAACCCCTTCATGACAAGCATCTTCAGTACTTAGTAGAGCACCCTTTTGCTGTTATGACCTGCTGAAAACGTGATGCATAGCCAGACACCAGCTTCTGACAGCGTTCCTGAGGAATCTTAGCCCATTCCTCATGGGCAATGGCCTCCAGTCCAGTAATATTCTTTGGTGTGCGTTTTGCAACCGCCTTCTTCAAATCTCACCAGAGATTTTCAAGTCAGGCGACTGTGGCGGCCACTCTAGAATCTTCCATTTCTTCCTTTGAAACCAAGCCCTGGTGGACTTTGAGGTATGCTTGGGATCATTGTCCTGTTGGAAGGTCCAATGATGCCCAAGTTTCAGGTTCATCACAGACGGCATGACGTTTTTTCCCAAGATTTCCTGATATTTGACTGAATCCATCGTGCCCTCCACTAGGGGGTAGTTATTAGTTATAATACTATAAtagcacttacagcattttcattagggattcgactctttgtgaggcttcgtttttgccgcgttcaacaataacctacgtgtctgcgtcacagactgtactgtttacgccggaggaccacaacaacaatctgtgatgctattagctgccctgaattaattattgttatgaatatagaacgtcactaaagaccttttcacaatcatttttaatgttaaaaatatttgtcggggaccccccaaaatctaaaaataaattcttatagggggtcgctaatgacttatagggggtccgggacccccccagacccccctcatttcgaaccccgattacattacatgtcatttagctgacgcttttatccaaagcgacttacaataaagaCAGTTGATCAACCTTTGAAATATGTACTTGCTTGAATGTGTTAATTAATTAGGTTCCTCGCTACGACTGGTCGTAGTGAAAAActcatttttggcaatttctcctaaacgctttgattgagtttgattgtcacgaaaccttcggtggatcattattggttcaatgtgcccttgatatatcagaatggtgctgatagcccatatctcatcaaaacaatgagttaattaacttcgcaaggggtgtaggggtaaacattgaagccctgaacacaccctagttttttcataatttttgaagaataaggagcgctgtaattaatggttgaaaatctgccttattggcctgtttttggccttttttcatggtttcttacagttgtaaaacaCTGTACTCCTCGCAGGGATTAACCCGATACTTTTCAAAATCCTGAGACCTTAgactctaaaaattgcattttgccggatgaatttccaaactatgtgtgtaggaagcattttcaaaaaaccaccattcgcCATGAACGTTGAAGTTGTTCTAACTTGACCATACTATATATAATCTGCTCCAAATGGCTGAACCCTGAAAACACCCTAATTTTTTcctaatttttgaagattagggggcgctgcatttaatcattaaagatgtgtctttttggcatattttaataatttctttACCATAACCCAACTGCAAGGATAAAAATGAAcagcaggaatcaggaatcaggaaacgtttattgccatagtatgttgtacatacatggaaattgtcttggcggaaggtgcatgaagacagtacaataagacaacatagtgcaaatgagataaaaatagaataaaataaaagtgtaataaaatataaaatataagctatgggttagtacgctaaaaactaaagctatgggttagtaagttagaggagataagataaaattaggaataaaaataagaataaggataaagtgcaccagctaaacaaagtgacgggtgacaggtgaaagtgacacagtgatgatgagcatgggggtcagagtcagtcagggggggcccgggctctgttgatgagcccgactgccgaagggaagaaactgttcgtgtggcgggacgtcttagtcctgatggacctcagcctcctgccggatgaaaggggcacaaacagttcatgtccagggtgggaggggtcggctgcaatctttctggcccgcttcagagtcctggcagcgaacaagtcctgaagagacggaagattgcagccaatcgatggctgtgtagaagtgcaccatcatcgtctttggcaggttgaatttcttcagctgcctcaggaagaacatcctctgctgggcctttttggtgatggagctga
Protein-coding sequences here:
- the LOC119227667 gene encoding glycosyltransferase family 92 protein F13G3.3-like isoform X2, producing the protein MASTYASLAYLRETPSKNCTVFSAVQDSYQIPQNCRATHVSLSTEPGEVQLVDQPWLPVRNKKTNGKEEEKLQFNFTVCISNLFGDYNNVLQFAQTLEMYRLLGVDRVVIYNTSCGPDLNRLLQIYSQEGFVEMVPWPIDQHLNPSRGWLFSLSGGDVHYFGQLTTLNECIYRSMDRSRYVLLNDIDEIIMPYKHNTLTSLMDVLQQQHPNNGVFLIENHIFPKKPFNESKWGPLPRWRGVPGFNILDRIYKEEPDRTIYHPHKMIVQPRMVQQTSVHEVLQMIGQMFKVPPDVCRIIHSPISTPTQRPLEQLHVDTRLRDFTEKLLPGVNKVLRKAGLLT
- the LOC119227667 gene encoding uncharacterized protein LOC119227667 isoform X1, with the translated sequence MAKPKRVRGKFLLLFIAILIFIFCITVKTPRTYRIIPPLRRAPKTCPLQISERSITPLNNTKHLLVSAYMDQRVNGFDVRIIGIFKRDSIQKLHCVFCCAGQLSSKTPGTILQHTDNFGFPYVTTDVMCQIPQNCRATHVSLSTEPGEVQLVDQPWLPVRNKKTNGKEEEKLQFNFTVCISNLFGDYNNVLQFAQTLEMYRLLGVDRVVIYNTSCGPDLNRLLQIYSQEGFVEMVPWPIDQHLNPSRGWLFSLSGGDVHYFGQLTTLNECIYRSMDRSRYVLLNDIDEIIMPYKHNTLTSLMDVLQQQHPNNGVFLIENHIFPKKPFNESKWGPLPRWRGVPGFNILDRIYKEEPDRTIYHPHKMIVQPRMVQQTSVHEVLQMIGQMFKVPPDVCRIIHSPISTPTQRPLEQLHVDTRLRDFTEKLLPGVNKVLRKAGLLT